The genomic region gtaaaatagcaACAGCTGTTACTGCTTGGCATCCTGCAACCAATACGAAATCCTGCTCATGTGGATGGGCAATTTAAGCAACACAGTACACAGGAAACACAATCTAGTACTCTAAAGTATAAAACTGAGAATTAGGAACTGCTAAGGTCTAATTCTTAATTGTTGAAAGCCATAGAAGCCAATTCCTCGTTTTCTAttaagagaagcagagaagcatTATGCACATAAATACAACTCATCTCAGAACCAGTATGAGGTTTAACAATAGTCGTAGCACAACCCAGATATATCCCTCTCAAGGCTGCAGTATTGTTTGAAGCATTAAAATGCCTGTGGGTAGGAGCAATTTCTGTAAAGCACTTTCAGCCCACGAGtcagatttaaaaaaggaaCCTTTCAGAGAGCATTAGAAAAATAGCTTGAAGGGTTCACTGAGTTCATACTTAAAGCAAGTCACGAAGCAAAAAAGTAACAGTCTTCCAAGTGTCGAGAACTTCCTTTGTCCCGATTCTGGATtccaattaaagaaaaaaaaaacgctaCACAGCTGTCCTCAATCATACTGTTAGCTTTGGCTTAGTTCATCTTCAAATAGATTAGAGCATCATGCTAGTCACTGCTTTGGGCTAAACACACTGGTCACGTTTTTTGTGCCTGTCAACCTTGTACATTAAAGCTTACATTTATTATTATGGCACTGAATTTGTTTCGTCTTACTAGGCTGTAACACCACTGCTAATGACAGTGCAGGAATTTccaaaatagcaagaaaaatagTCATGGAAATACTGTTAGAAATGAAGTCATTTTCTATCAAGCTATTAACTGAAACTTAATCTTGTAAACACTGCAAGCTTGTACGTGCAGAAAATATTCCAAAACACAGATTTACTGAGTGTAAATCAAGGGAAATCCCAGCCAGTCCTGCTTTCcccagaaatgtttttccatcttTATAACATTTCTGTTAGGAGACACATGTGGAAACAATAATTCAGGATAACTGCCTGCTCTGTGTACGCAGTACTTAGAATGTCAGTTAAGCACTGTATTATATGAATGTATCAGTTCAGGTCAGGTTCAGTGAAGACTCGACACAAGGACTCTACACAGTATTTTATTGTCACACTGAACCACTGCTATCAATGCAATAGTTCCATGTGTGCAGCTAACTAATACCTGACATGAGAGCTCACCTCACTGAATAGCTCTGTAGCAGAAAAACAGTAGGCAAGGACTCAGGAACTCCAGCTTCTGTCCTCAATTCTAGTCCAGATAAACTGCCTCTCTCAGAGCCTCAGGTCCCAGTGTAAAATGAGGACAGAATAGGACCAGCAGAATTCCTACATTTACAGGCTATGCAAGCATTTACTCTAGACATCTCTCAGGGCCTGCTTTACTCTGAcaagttccttaaaaaaaataaattatcagaGCTGAAGTTTCCCCATTACTTATGAAATTGACCTCATCTTACTGGGCATTGAGGAGGAACATAGCATCCCACTTGTTACCAAACCTGAACACAAACGAGCTACCTTaagactttcttctttttccagtgtCCAGCTGCCTAATGGCATCCGCCTTGAAACAGAAGGACTAATCATTTTTAACCTGGTTGCCCTGGCACATATCAGTTTGGGTTTCTTTAGGCACTGAGATGAAGACAAGGATGGAGAAAGCACTGGGTGTTAGTGAAGTGACCTATACACTCACCGACTCCAGCAGACAGTGACGGCTGACCTTCAGCGTGACCTTTGAATGAGGTCTTTTCATATGCACCTGACGCAGCTCTCGCTGAAAGAAGTTCACTTTGTCCTGGAAGGTCTCTGAGCCTCCTGTGAAGAATAACAGTTTGTGTCAGGCCTGAACTGCCAACACTTCAAACATCTATAGAAGGCATTTCTAAACCTAACCGTACAGGTCAGCTTTACAGTCCAAGGCTGAATTTGTTACAGCAACACCTGGGACAGAACTCTAAAGGCAGTTTGCAGTTATTCTCGATGACACTCAAATACTTACAGGCGTACTTTTAAAGAGCATGACAGAAAAGCCAAACATCAACAGCTGAACATGATGAAATACATTCCCTGGAAGCACCACCAGTAACAGAAGGTGAGACTCCAAGAATCAGGAGTTCCCATCACAGGTTGTTCAGTGCTCACAGTCTTCATTCCCAAACAAAACTAGCAGACAAGCGCTAACTCCTCAACTATTTTACCCACCCCCCAGCCCTTTACCTATATTTTTATGCAGAGAGCGAATAAAAGTGGCTGCCAAGATGTTCCTTTCcttgcagctgagctccacagGGGGTTGGATCCCATCATCCACCACCAGCGTCAGTAGTTTGTGCACAGGGTCAGGACCAAGGTATGAAAACTAGCAGCAAAAAGATGCAAgaaagggtttaatacatcaCGTAAAAGGCACAACGCGTACAGCAGACAGAGCAAGACCACCTGCGCTCTCAGACTCTCTCTGCTCACCCATGCAGACGCAGTTAACAGGAACACTACTTCGAAGCATCTGGACTCCAGTTGGGAGGCTGCTTCAAACCTCATTCCCTAGCCTACAGGCTTCACTGGACACAGTCACAGCATTTTAGCATGgttatgaagaaaacaaacaacagaaatgcaaaaggaaTCAAGATTTTTGCCCAGAACtggaacaaaaagcagaaaggagtAAGACAACTGGCTCCTCCTCATAAATATTAGCTGAATTTAGGCACTGTTACAGCATTCCAGAATCTGAATTTTATGCAACAAAATGTGCTCTGTGGGTGGAAGCCCTTCtcttcaaagggaaaacaaaaacggACAGACTCTCAGTTACGGGGACCACCTCTTGTGGAAAGAGACTCACCTTTGTGCCAGGACATACTCTAAAGGTGAAAAGGCGCCATGGAATGATCTTCAGGTAGAATTCTTTCACTGAGAATTGCTGAGTAAccacaagaagaagaaaatgttaacGGTCACACATCCATTAAGGGTATTCCCTGAAACACTTGAGGCACAGGACAAACATGGAAGTTAAGACTTCCCTCTAACCCCAGGGACAGGTTTTGGAAAAGTCTGGTGACATCTTCCTCTggtataatatataaaaaaccCTTAAAGTTAGCAACAGCATGCAGAACTAAGCAACTTGTTAGTAAGACTGTACCACGCACACTTATGATGCATGTGGAATACTAGCAAGATACAGGTTATACAGCAGCAAGCCACTGTGCTCAGTAGAACATCACCAGTCTAATTGGAGGGTAAAAATTAAGTACACTTGAGAGGCTGAATTCAGGACAAGATTCTAATGCACTGACAAAAACATTCTGGAAAAAGTCAGATTCTCTCTACCAGAACTCTTGCTATTACTTCCTTAATCCCTTAATTTTCACAACCAATTCAAACAATTTTCAAAAAGCACTTGTAATTGCTAAATCCAGGAGATCCGGAGAAGTTTCTTTTAGAGTGTATTTTTGCCAGAACAAATGGCTACTAATTGTGGAACCGTTGCCTTCTGGAGAGCAAGCTAAGATGAAATTTTAGCATCTTTAGAGAAAACACAAGACTAATTTTCTGCACAAGTCTGTTCTAGCtgcagtgactggaaaaaatgttGAGTGGCATTTCTTCACTCAGCAATTATGAGCAGAAACACCTTAAATGACAGCATAGTAACAGTTAGCTATTGCACAGGACAGATGCTCTAGGTATATAGAGAGAAATCCAGGGAAACAATTATGCAAACATCAGAAACACATCGATAACTTTGTCATCTAAAGGGAACCTGCAATAGTACCCACTTGTGGGGATCTTCTTTACCAAGTAATGCAACAGAAAAGACTACAAAATTCCAGAATGACCCCACAAGGATGAAAGGATGCTGACCTCATCAGGACCCAGCAACTCAAAGTCAGTTCTCAGTGTTGAATGCTGCAGAGATCTAGAAATCTCTAGCAACATCCTCCATCCTACAACTGTTTCATAATCCTCTCTCTTTGTCAGGAAAAGAATTTCTGGATTAGCCTTTTATCACATTTTCCAGAATGCGTTCAGATTAATAGATCAACGAAGTGAATTTATTAGTAGGATTTAGTGGAATTTTCTTTCTAGTTTCTCTGAATATTCAGAGACAATAAGAAGGGGTAATTGTTTCTGCTAAAATTCTTATTACAACAGAATCTTCAGCTTCCCTCGACTTGCTTGAATCATGTTCCTTCTACTTATATATCTAGCCTTCATACTCTgaccacttttttcttttattttccctgcaaCATTCAAGAAGGAGGAAAGACAAATCCATAAAATCCAATAAGTGTCTTCCTCTAAGTTCAGGTCTGGAGGTATCAAAAACTGAGAAAGGGAATTGCTAGTCTGACCTGaccagagcaaaggaaaggcaaaaaggaaGTCTATTGAATAATCAGTGACAAGATTCCCAATAGGCTTGAATGAGACCTAGAAAAACACTGTTTCCTAAAGCTGCAAGGAGCATTTTAATATTAATCTCAGTTTGCTGTCTAACCACAGGCAAAACTTTTTTAGCCAAATTTGAGGCATGTAAATCTGGAGCCAATGCATAGGGTCTTCATAAGCTCTTCAGTCGTTGTGTTCCTTGAACATGCACTCAGGATTGGTACTTCTGTGGTCTTACCTTAGGAGACACATAGCAATACACTTTTTTAGGTTTCTTCACTTTCTCGGGAGTTTGGCTGTCAGAGGGAGaatcttcatcttcatcctcgGTTGCGGTAGAAGGACGGCGCTGGGAGGAGCTCAGGTGTGTTGGTGGAAGGTGCCACTGGGTGTTGGCGTAACTAGAAGCTTCATAAAGGTAGGCTTCAAAGTAAATGCTGACACCTGAGGTGGACACGTTGCGTTCTACAATATTCTTTTCATTCTCTGAAGGAAATGGATAAGAGTTGTGCAAATCTTAATGCAGCCCAGAACCAAGAAGTAAAGAATCCACAGAACACAACAAACTAGTaaattatgatttaaaaaaacagaaggctACACATCCAGGGGAAAACCTGGTGAAGAGAAACTCTGATAAAGAGAACACAGGAGTGGTATGCAAAGATTACAAGGTAGCAGTTTGTCTGTCTTGGCTTCAGACgactagtttaaaaaaaaaaaaaacaacaaaaaagcacataGGTTTCATATGGTGATCTTCATCCATACAGGTCAATATACAATACACTGCTAGCTCACTTTCTGTATGGCTCAGATGCCAAGGACTAGCAAGCAGCACAAACTGCCTAATTTCAGAGGTAAACCCCCCCCGAGATAGGTATCAAGGCATGCGTGGTTTTATCTGATGAGGGAGTAGAACATCAGCCTTCAGAGATCTCCCTTGTCAGCAACAAATtaatttagcattttaaaaatgaataggCATTCCTTGAGCGATTAAGCATGGTTGGCCTGCAGAGATGCTACATTCAGCTCTGCTACACCAACGTGTGTAGCATCCTGCAAGAGAACACTCAGAGAACGAATACTGAGCAGCTCTTGACTCACCACTTAGAACAATGATGTCAAAATCACCATTGCTTATGGGCTGGTTCTGGTAGGAGATGCAGGCATGGAAACATCCCCTACAGTGCAACGTGAGTCGGAAGAACACTTGGCAAGTCTGCCGGTTGGACACCACAGACTTCTCAAACACAACGTCAGAGTTCTCTTCTTCTTGAGGACCCAgctaaacagaaaacacacaatAAAGAGGGCAATTCTCTCAGCTCACCCAGAAGCAATcagccagggatggggctgcaCTCACCTCACGGATGGAGAGGCTGTAATTGTGCTCATCTATCAGGGACACAGAATTGCTGGTGGGATTGTCATATTCATCTCTGGGAACTATCTGTAGGGTGTGCTGCTGTCCACAGGTCAGCACCAGAGTGGAGAAATGGCAAACGATTTTGGTTTTGGAGGGAACCACCATCCCTGAAGTAGACAACAACAGTTTAGAGACAGAGTCCCAAGTGCAGctacaaagaacaaaagaaaagcaactggGGGCACAATCCCCTTgaaaatggataaaaaaaacCTCCACATATTCTATGCCTTGACATTCAAAAAATCAACATATCTGAGCACTAAAATGCACAGCATGGTGTACCGGGGTCACCTTGGGTCAGAATCTCAATACTGATAAAGCAAGCCCAATTACCAGCCCTCTAAAGTAAATCCTGTCCTCCATTCTAACCTTCAGCTCTAGAACTTGCTTTCACTGCAAACACAAAGGACAAGCCAGCTGACATCCAAGAAAACCTGCAAATTCAGTTTATCAAACAAACTTTAGCCTGAAGAATACCCGAATTAAATCTGAGCTCCCCCTTTCTGAAGGGGTATCCTAGCAAGCTTTGTATCTATTCACAATGCAATTTAATGGAGGTACCTTCAGTGAAAATGTGTCCGAAACATAAAAGATGCTGATGGGGGTCAAAAAGcaaaagtagaaggaaaaaaattaaaaaggattaaaaggaaatctttttaaagaagcGTATACTCAAAGGTAGCAACTGTTCCAGAAGCTTAAAGGAATAGAGTGGGGTATTCAAGCAAGGAAAGGAATCAAATCAAGACAGCATTTCCAGTTCAGGTTACTTTCACAAAAGGCATTCTCTGAGTACTAGATGGATCACGAAGAAATTATTACAAAACTGAGAACATGCCACAAATAGTTAGGGAGTTTAAGAAGCACTAATGACTTATTCTGTAAGGCAGCTTCTGTTTTGTCACGTACTGGTTGTCACAAGTATGCTTTAATCACAGGTTATTGCTGAGATTTACACATGGCAAGAAGATAACGGTGAAGGGTAACCCTTTCCCTGTCACTTAtctattttatttggaaatatgTACACCTAACTGCCTCCAATATTTCCATATCAACTTTTTGAATCATTACAGGGCCACCTAGACCTTACCTGGCTGAAACACCTTGTAGTAGGGGCTGTAGGCCACATTCAAGCCACCGAGTTTTATGGAGATCTCGTATCTCCCAGCCCTGCGCACAGTGAAGGCCACTTTCACCACGTTGGAATTAGGCTCCTGAAGAACTTCCTGGGTTACAGGAATATCAATTGCTAGCTCCACATGGCAGATGTGAACTCGCAGCCCCAGAGGCCGGTGAGCTGGGAAAGGCTGCCCGTTTTTATAGAATAACTGCATGGGAAATGGAGAAATCCAAGTCAGCAAAAATACACAGTGCACAGAAAGCAAGTCACCTTG from Anser cygnoides isolate HZ-2024a breed goose chromosome 5, Taihu_goose_T2T_genome, whole genome shotgun sequence harbors:
- the AREL1 gene encoding apoptosis-resistant E3 ubiquitin protein ligase 1 isoform X2, which produces MAFRVHLFYKNGQPFPAHRPLGLRVHICHVELAIDIPVTQEVLQEPNSNVVKVAFTVRRAGRYEISIKLGGLNVAYSPYYKVFQPGMVVPSKTKIVCHFSTLVLTCGQQHTLQIVPRDEYDNPTSNSVSLIDEHNYSLSIRELGPQEEENSDVVFEKSVVSNRQTCQVFFRLTLHCRGCFHACISYQNQPISNGDFDIIVLSENEKNIVERNVSTSGVSIYFEAYLYEASSYANTQWHLPPTHLSSSQRRPSTATEDEDEDSPSDSQTPEKVKKPKKVYCYVSPKQFSVKEFYLKIIPWRLFTFRVCPGTKFSYLGPDPVHKLLTLVVDDGIQPPVELSCKERNILAATFIRSLHKNIGGSETFQDKVNFFQRELRQVHMKRPHSKVTLKVSRHCLLESSFKATRNFSVSDWSKNFEVIFQDEEALDWGGPRREWFELICKALFDTSSQLFTRFSDNNQALVHPNPVRPTCVRLKLYEFAGRLVGKCLYESSLGGAYKQLVRARFTRSFLAQIIGLRMHYKYFETDDPEFYKSKVCFILNNDVSEMDLVFAEEKYSKTGQLEKVVELVTGGAQVPVTNENKIFYLNLLAQYRLANQVREEVDHFLKGLNELVPENLLAIFDENELELLMCGTGDISVCDFKAHAVVVGGSWHFREKVMRWFWTVVSSFTQEELARLLQFTTGSSQLPPGGFAALSPSFQIIAAPTHSTLPTAHTCFNQLCLPTYDSYEEVHKMLQLAISEGCEGFGML